The following are from one region of the Rhizobium sullae genome:
- a CDS encoding substrate-binding domain-containing protein, which produces MNTLKLTVAALAATVAFAGAAAARDQIQVAGSSTVLPYAKIVAESFGETFSNFKTPIVESGGSGAGLKEFCKGVGEDTIDIANSSRSIKDSEIEACKKAGVTDIQEVKIGYDGIVFATDTANSDVAYVPADIYKALAAQVVVDGKLVANPYKKWSEVNPKLPDVEIAAYIPGEKHGTREVFEEKVLAAGCKASGATDVIAKEISDKAAQGKACVAVRKDGAAVDIDGDYTETLSRIAANKTGVGVFGLSFYENNADKLKVATVNGVVPSTETISNGTYPVSRPLFFYVKKAHLGAVPGLKEYVNFFVSDQMIGPEGPLVEYGLVAAPDAEREEIRKNVEAEKTM; this is translated from the coding sequence ATGAACACTCTTAAGCTAACCGTTGCAGCACTCGCTGCCACCGTCGCCTTCGCAGGCGCCGCCGCCGCCCGTGACCAGATTCAGGTCGCCGGCTCGTCCACCGTCCTGCCTTATGCGAAGATCGTTGCCGAATCCTTCGGCGAAACGTTCTCGAACTTTAAGACGCCGATCGTCGAATCCGGCGGCTCGGGCGCAGGCCTCAAGGAATTCTGCAAGGGTGTCGGTGAAGACACGATCGACATCGCGAACTCTTCGCGGTCAATCAAGGATAGTGAAATCGAAGCATGCAAGAAAGCCGGCGTAACGGATATCCAGGAAGTCAAGATCGGTTATGACGGCATCGTCTTCGCAACTGACACCGCCAACTCGGACGTCGCCTACGTTCCGGCAGACATCTACAAGGCGCTCGCCGCTCAGGTCGTCGTCGACGGCAAGCTCGTCGCCAACCCCTACAAGAAGTGGTCGGAAGTAAACCCGAAGCTTCCCGACGTTGAAATCGCCGCCTACATTCCGGGCGAAAAGCACGGCACGCGCGAAGTCTTCGAAGAAAAGGTTCTTGCCGCAGGTTGCAAGGCTTCCGGCGCCACCGACGTTATCGCCAAGGAAATCTCCGACAAGGCTGCCCAGGGTAAGGCTTGCGTCGCAGTTCGCAAGGACGGCGCCGCCGTTGACATCGATGGCGACTACACGGAAACCCTGTCTCGCATCGCCGCCAACAAGACCGGCGTCGGCGTATTCGGCCTCTCCTTCTATGAAAACAATGCCGACAAGCTGAAGGTTGCAACTGTCAACGGCGTCGTTCCGTCGACCGAAACAATCTCCAACGGCACCTATCCGGTTTCCCGCCCGCTGTTCTTCTACGTCAAGAAGGCACATCTCGGCGCCGTTCCCGGCCTGAAGGAATACGTGAACTTCTTCGTCTCCGACCAGATGATCGGTCCTGAGGGCCCGCTCGTCGAATACGGCCTCGTCGCTGCTCCGGATGCAGAGCGCGAAGAGATCCGCAAGAACGTCGAAGCCGAAAAGACCATGTAA
- a CDS encoding GcrA family cell cycle regulator, with the protein MNWTDERVEKLKKLWSEGLSASQIAAQLGGVSRNAVIGKVHRLSLPGRAKAGGTAAAARAPKRNTSAPRAPNYASRIATRTVTRQQGATMLKEEIEIDLMEEVSYRPAANVVVPISRRLGLTELTERTCKWPVGDPLKDDFHFCGCDSPDSSPYCSYHARLAYQPVNERRRTAARAN; encoded by the coding sequence ATGAACTGGACAGACGAGCGAGTCGAAAAACTCAAGAAGCTTTGGTCCGAAGGACTGAGCGCGAGCCAGATCGCTGCGCAGCTCGGCGGAGTGAGCAGGAACGCGGTGATCGGCAAGGTCCACAGGCTTAGCCTTCCGGGCCGCGCCAAGGCCGGTGGCACCGCGGCGGCCGCACGAGCGCCGAAGCGCAATACCTCGGCTCCGCGCGCACCGAACTATGCATCGCGGATCGCGACCCGCACCGTCACGCGCCAGCAGGGCGCAACGATGCTCAAGGAAGAGATCGAAATCGATCTCATGGAGGAGGTAAGCTATCGTCCGGCCGCAAACGTGGTTGTGCCGATCTCCCGCCGCCTCGGACTGACGGAACTTACGGAACGCACCTGCAAGTGGCCGGTCGGCGATCCGCTGAAGGATGATTTCCACTTCTGCGGTTGCGACAGCCCGGACTCTTCACCCTACTGCAGCTATCATGCGCGCCTTGCCTATCAGCCGGTCAACGAGCGCCGCAGGACAGCAGCCCGCGCAAACTGA
- the pstB gene encoding phosphate ABC transporter ATP-binding protein PstB, which translates to MNMLTEAAVEKALDQKMNTIPYKMIGQDVSVYYGDKRALFDVKLNIRENTVTALIGPSGCGKSTFLRSLNRMNDTIDNCRVTGKITLDGEDIYDPDIDVVELRARVGMVFQKPNPFPKTIYENVSYGPRIHGLAKSKADLDQIVEQSLQRAGLWNEVKDRLHESGTGLSGGQQQRLCIARAVAVSPEVILMDEPCSALDPIATAKVEELIHELRENFTIVIVTHSMQQAARVSQRTAMFHLGNLVEENDTDKMFTNPDDPRTQDYIMGRFG; encoded by the coding sequence ATGAACATGTTGACTGAAGCAGCAGTTGAGAAGGCTCTGGACCAGAAAATGAATACGATCCCGTACAAGATGATCGGCCAGGACGTGTCGGTCTACTACGGCGATAAGCGTGCGCTTTTCGACGTGAAGCTAAACATCCGCGAGAACACGGTTACCGCGCTCATCGGCCCCTCCGGCTGCGGCAAGTCTACCTTCCTGCGCAGCCTCAACCGCATGAACGATACGATCGACAACTGCCGCGTGACAGGCAAGATCACGCTTGATGGCGAGGATATCTACGATCCGGATATCGACGTCGTGGAGCTCCGCGCCCGCGTCGGCATGGTCTTCCAGAAACCGAACCCGTTCCCGAAGACGATCTACGAGAACGTCAGCTACGGGCCACGTATCCATGGCCTGGCAAAGTCGAAGGCGGACTTGGACCAGATCGTCGAGCAGTCGCTGCAGCGCGCCGGCCTTTGGAACGAAGTCAAGGATCGCCTGCATGAATCCGGCACCGGCCTGTCCGGCGGCCAGCAGCAGCGTCTGTGCATCGCGCGTGCCGTTGCCGTGAGCCCGGAAGTCATCCTGATGGACGAACCGTGCTCGGCGCTCGATCCGATTGCGACTGCCAAGGTCGAAGAGCTGATCCATGAGCTGCGCGAGAACTTCACCATCGTCATCGTGACGCACTCGATGCAGCAGGCGGCCCGCGTTTCGCAGCGGACCGCTATGTTCCACCTCGGCAATCTCGTCGAGGAGAACGACACCGACAAGATGTTCACCAACCCGGACGACCCCCGCACCCAGGATTACATCATGGGCCGCTTCGGCTGA
- the argF gene encoding ornithine carbamoyltransferase codes for MASPKHFLDLSAVTASDLRAIMDDAIVRKQAFKAGKGDKPLAGKMLAMIFEKPSTRTRVSFDVGMRQLGGETLFLSGTEMQLGRAETIGDTAKVLSRYVDAIMVRTTEHHRMLELAEHATVPVINALTDDTHPCQIMADIMTFEEHRGPIRGKTIAWTGDGNNVLHSLVEGAARFGYRMNMAVPLGSEPKDHYLNWARNEGAEIMLGHDADRAVEGADCVVTDTWVSMNQEHRARGHNVFQPYQVNSALMAKAGKDALFMHCLPAHRGEEVTDDVIDGPQSVVFDEAENRLHAQKSILAWCLGAI; via the coding sequence ATGGCTTCCCCCAAACACTTTCTCGATCTCTCGGCGGTAACTGCATCCGATCTCAGAGCCATCATGGATGATGCGATCGTCCGCAAGCAGGCCTTCAAGGCGGGCAAAGGCGATAAGCCGCTCGCGGGTAAGATGCTGGCGATGATCTTCGAGAAACCCTCTACGCGCACACGCGTTTCCTTCGATGTCGGCATGCGTCAACTCGGTGGCGAAACGCTTTTCCTCTCCGGCACGGAGATGCAGCTTGGCCGCGCCGAGACGATCGGCGATACGGCCAAGGTGCTCTCGCGCTATGTCGATGCGATCATGGTCCGCACGACGGAGCACCACCGCATGCTGGAGCTCGCCGAACATGCGACGGTGCCGGTCATCAACGCGCTGACGGACGACACGCATCCCTGCCAGATCATGGCAGATATCATGACCTTCGAGGAGCATCGCGGTCCGATCAGGGGCAAGACGATTGCCTGGACCGGCGATGGCAACAACGTACTGCACTCGCTGGTCGAAGGTGCGGCCCGTTTTGGCTATCGCATGAATATGGCTGTGCCTCTTGGTTCCGAGCCCAAGGATCACTATCTCAACTGGGCCCGCAATGAGGGCGCCGAAATCATGCTTGGCCATGACGCCGACCGTGCGGTCGAAGGCGCCGATTGTGTGGTAACCGATACCTGGGTCTCCATGAATCAGGAACATCGGGCCCGCGGTCACAACGTCTTCCAGCCCTATCAGGTCAATTCGGCTTTGATGGCGAAGGCCGGCAAGGATGCATTGTTCATGCATTGCCTGCCCGCCCATCGCGGCGAGGAAGTGACGGATGATGTGATCGATGGCCCGCAATCCGTGGTCTTCGATGAGGCGGAGAACCGTCTTCATGCGCAAAAGTCGATTCTTGCATGGTGCCTGGGCGCGATCTGA
- a CDS encoding aspartate aminotransferase family protein: MAQAAPLYDTYSRAPLRFERGEGVWLITEGGERYLDFGAGVAVTSVGHGNPHVVEALKAQADKVWHLSNIYEIPGQEALAKRLTDVTFADKVFFTNSGAEALECAIKTARRYQYSNGHPERFHIITFEGAFHGRTLATIAAGGQEKYLEGFGPKAPGFDQVPFGDIEAVRAAITDATAGILVEPVQGEGGVRPATNEFMKALRQICDEKGLLLILDEVQTGVGRTGKLFAHEWSGVTPDIMAVAKGIGGGFPLGACLATADAASGMKAGTHGSTYGGNPLAMAVGSAVLDVILADGFLQHVRDVALVFRQGLASLKDRYPDIIEDVRGEGLMLGIKAAVPSSELLQAIRAAHLLGIPAGDNVIRLLPPLVVTAEEAREGLARVERAAESIRAAKTRKTA; the protein is encoded by the coding sequence ATGGCTCAAGCCGCGCCGCTATATGACACCTATTCTCGCGCCCCTTTGCGGTTCGAGCGAGGTGAGGGCGTTTGGCTGATCACTGAAGGCGGCGAACGATATCTGGATTTTGGCGCAGGCGTTGCAGTGACTTCCGTCGGCCACGGCAATCCGCATGTCGTCGAAGCCCTGAAGGCGCAGGCCGACAAGGTTTGGCACCTGTCGAATATCTATGAAATTCCCGGCCAGGAAGCGCTTGCCAAGCGGCTGACCGACGTCACCTTCGCCGACAAGGTGTTCTTCACCAATTCCGGCGCCGAGGCGCTGGAATGCGCGATCAAGACCGCGCGCCGCTATCAGTATTCCAACGGTCATCCCGAGCGCTTCCACATCATCACCTTCGAAGGCGCCTTTCATGGCCGCACGCTGGCGACAATCGCCGCCGGCGGCCAGGAGAAGTATCTCGAGGGCTTCGGCCCGAAGGCGCCGGGCTTCGATCAGGTTCCCTTCGGCGATATCGAGGCGGTCCGCGCAGCGATCACCGATGCGACCGCCGGCATCCTCGTAGAGCCGGTGCAGGGCGAGGGCGGGGTCCGTCCGGCGACGAATGAGTTCATGAAGGCGCTCCGCCAGATCTGCGATGAGAAGGGTCTGCTGCTGATCCTCGATGAGGTCCAGACTGGCGTTGGCCGTACCGGCAAACTCTTTGCTCACGAATGGTCGGGTGTCACGCCGGATATCATGGCGGTAGCGAAGGGTATCGGCGGCGGCTTCCCGCTCGGCGCCTGCCTGGCGACCGCGGATGCCGCCTCCGGCATGAAGGCCGGCACGCATGGCTCCACCTATGGCGGCAATCCGCTTGCCATGGCGGTCGGCAGCGCGGTGCTCGACGTCATCCTCGCCGACGGCTTTCTGCAGCATGTCCGCGATGTGGCACTCGTCTTCCGCCAGGGCCTTGCCTCGCTGAAGGATCGCTATCCGGATATCATCGAAGATGTGCGCGGCGAAGGCCTGATGCTCGGCATCAAGGCTGCCGTCCCGTCTTCCGAACTGTTGCAGGCCATTCGTGCTGCTCATCTTCTAGGCATTCCGGCGGGCGATAATGTCATCCGTCTCCTTCCGCCTCTAGTCGTCACGGCGGAGGAAGCCCGCGAGGGCCTTGCCCGCGTCGAGCGCGCTGCCGAAAGCATTCGCGCGGCAAAAACCAGGAAGACGGCTTGA
- the phoU gene encoding phosphate signaling complex protein PhoU: MASTHIFSAYDDDLKFLTRRISEMGGLAEQMVSDAVRALVNGDTALAQKVISDDVILDHAEREIGDKAVVTIARRQPMASDLREIMGSIRIAADLERVGDLGKNTAKRVIAVQSTGVPRKLARGLEHLSELALVQLKEVLDVYTTRAADRAKSIRERDEEIDAMYTSLFRELLTYMMEDPRNITSCTHLLFCAKNIERIGDHATNIAETIYYMATGAQPEGERPKDDTANTVGAVTE; the protein is encoded by the coding sequence ATGGCATCGACCCATATCTTTTCTGCCTATGACGACGATTTGAAGTTCCTGACCCGCCGCATCTCGGAAATGGGTGGGCTTGCCGAGCAGATGGTGTCCGACGCTGTCCGCGCGCTGGTCAACGGCGATACGGCTCTGGCCCAGAAGGTCATCTCCGACGACGTGATCCTCGATCATGCCGAACGCGAGATCGGCGACAAGGCGGTCGTCACCATTGCCCGCCGCCAGCCGATGGCCTCCGATCTTCGCGAGATCATGGGCTCGATCCGTATCGCAGCCGACCTTGAGCGCGTCGGCGATCTCGGCAAGAACACGGCCAAGCGCGTCATCGCGGTACAAAGCACCGGCGTTCCGCGTAAGCTCGCCCGCGGCCTCGAGCATCTTTCCGAGCTCGCCCTCGTCCAGCTCAAGGAAGTGCTCGACGTCTATACGACCCGTGCCGCCGACAGGGCGAAGTCGATCCGCGAGCGCGACGAGGAAATCGACGCGATGTACACTTCGCTGTTTCGCGAGCTTCTGACCTACATGATGGAAGATCCGCGCAACATCACCAGCTGCACGCATCTTCTCTTCTGCGCCAAGAACATCGAGCGCATCGGCGACCATGCCACCAACATTGCCGAAACGATCTATTACATGGCGACCGGCGCCCAGCCGGAAGGCGAACGTCCGAAGGACGATACTGCCAACACCGTCGGCGCGGTGACGGAATGA
- the phoB gene encoding phosphate regulon transcriptional regulator PhoB, whose protein sequence is MIPRVAVVEDEEALSVLLRYNLEAEGFEVDTILRGDEAEIRLQERTPDLLILDWMLPGVSGIELCRRLRMRPETERLPIIMLTARGEESERVRGLSTGADDYVVKPFSTPELVARVRAMLRRAKPEVLSTVLKCGDIELDRETHRVHRKSREVRLGPTEFRLLEFLMSSPGRVFSRSQLLDGVWGHDIYVDERTVDVHVGRLRKALNFSNMQDVIRTVRGAGYSMES, encoded by the coding sequence ATGATCCCGAGAGTTGCAGTCGTTGAAGACGAAGAGGCACTGAGTGTGCTTCTTCGCTATAACCTTGAGGCCGAAGGTTTCGAGGTCGATACCATCCTGCGTGGCGACGAGGCCGAAATCCGGCTTCAGGAGCGCACGCCGGACCTTTTGATCCTCGATTGGATGCTGCCGGGCGTATCGGGCATAGAGCTTTGCCGCCGCCTGCGCATGCGTCCGGAGACCGAGCGCCTGCCGATCATCATGCTGACGGCGCGCGGCGAGGAAAGCGAGCGTGTGCGCGGCCTTTCGACCGGCGCCGACGACTATGTCGTCAAGCCGTTTTCGACGCCGGAGCTCGTTGCCCGCGTCAGGGCGATGCTGCGCCGCGCCAAGCCTGAGGTGCTCTCGACGGTGCTGAAATGCGGCGACATCGAACTCGACCGCGAAACGCATCGTGTTCACCGCAAAAGCCGCGAAGTTCGCCTCGGCCCCACCGAATTCCGCCTCCTGGAATTCCTGATGTCGTCGCCCGGCCGCGTTTTCTCGCGTTCGCAGCTTCTGGACGGTGTCTGGGGCCACGACATTTATGTCGACGAGCGCACCGTCGACGTCCATGTCGGCCGGCTGCGCAAGGCGCTGAACTTCTCCAACATGCAGGATGTCATCCGCACCGTCCGCGGTGCCGGATATTCCATGGAATCCTGA
- the pstA gene encoding phosphate ABC transporter permease PstA: MTNIVSPIAGTISKAPERRDIGIKRRYAAERRFRAYGIAAISFGLIFLAFLLSTVIRNGYTAFQQTVISLPVEFTEKTIDPDNKRATDPSVLIAANYGALLRDALVKELNINASSRPDVRGATAMLSKSAPIQLRDMVVADPSIIGKTVNVTVLADANVDSANKGQIDLAVDEKNRKVNDKQLGWMNELKANGALFKEFNTGLFTHGNSSRPEAAGLGVALVGSLYLMLIVLVLSLPIGVGTSIYLEEFATKNKVTDLIEVNINNLAAVPSIVYGLLGLSVFINFAGLPRSAPLVGGLVLTLMTLPTIIIATRAALRAVPPSIRAAALGLGASKMQMVFHHVLPLAMPGILTGTIIGLAHALGETAPLLLIGMVAFVASAPSTPLDPSTALPVQVYMWANEAERAFVERTSGAIIVLLLFLIVMNLGAILLRRRFERRW; this comes from the coding sequence ATGACGAATATTGTTTCCCCCATTGCAGGCACCATTTCCAAGGCGCCAGAGCGCCGCGATATCGGCATCAAGCGCCGTTATGCTGCGGAGCGCCGTTTCAGGGCCTATGGCATTGCCGCTATCTCCTTCGGCCTGATTTTCCTGGCGTTCCTGCTGTCGACGGTCATCCGCAACGGCTACACTGCCTTCCAGCAGACGGTGATCTCGCTTCCGGTCGAATTTACTGAAAAGACCATCGACCCGGATAACAAGCGGGCCACCGATCCGTCGGTGCTGATTGCAGCCAATTACGGCGCGCTGCTGCGTGATGCGCTTGTCAAGGAGTTGAACATCAACGCCTCCAGCCGCCCGGATGTCCGTGGGGCGACGGCGATGCTCTCCAAGAGCGCGCCGATCCAGTTGCGTGACATGGTTGTCGCCGACCCGTCGATCATCGGCAAGACCGTCAATGTGACCGTTTTGGCCGACGCCAATGTCGACAGCGCCAACAAGGGCCAGATCGACCTTGCCGTCGATGAGAAGAACCGTAAGGTGAACGACAAGCAGCTCGGCTGGATGAACGAGCTGAAGGCGAACGGAGCGCTTTTCAAGGAGTTCAACACCGGACTTTTCACCCATGGCAACTCCAGCCGTCCTGAAGCCGCCGGCCTCGGCGTCGCTCTTGTCGGCTCGCTCTACCTGATGCTGATCGTTCTCGTTCTGTCGCTGCCGATCGGCGTTGGCACCTCGATCTACCTTGAGGAATTCGCGACCAAGAACAAGGTGACGGACCTGATTGAGGTGAACATCAACAACCTCGCTGCCGTTCCCTCGATCGTCTACGGTCTGCTCGGTCTTTCTGTTTTCATCAACTTCGCCGGCCTGCCACGCTCGGCCCCACTGGTCGGCGGTTTGGTGCTGACGCTTATGACGCTGCCGACGATCATCATCGCCACCCGCGCAGCACTGCGCGCTGTCCCGCCGTCGATCCGCGCGGCGGCGCTCGGCCTCGGCGCCTCGAAGATGCAGATGGTGTTCCACCACGTCCTGCCGCTTGCGATGCCCGGTATTCTGACCGGCACCATCATCGGTTTGGCACACGCGCTCGGAGAAACCGCACCGCTTCTCCTGATCGGCATGGTCGCCTTCGTCGCCAGCGCGCCGAGCACCCCGCTCGACCCGTCCACGGCGCTGCCGGTACAGGTCTACATGTGGGCCAACGAAGCCGAACGCGCATTCGTCGAGCGCACGTCTGGCGCCATTATCGTCCTGCTCCTGTTCCTGATCGTCATGAACCTCGGAGCCATCCTCTTGCGCCGGCGCTTTGAGCGTCGCTGGTAA
- the phoR gene encoding phosphate regulon sensor histidine kinase PhoR: MARIRQQRTVLLAAIVIGLITLAAGMNKWAVLALVVFMIGIVLLNSMPAVQAKLAEAPEIEPEAPASLVPAVSATLAGLDIPVMLLSGDASVLFQNRAAEKAFGEVVIGAHISARLRSPGILDMVGETIATNTPNQIEHSERLPSERVYIVRSAPIDFGGAGSGERLFLLSFRDISEVRRIDRMRSDFVANASHELRTPLASLRGFIETIQGPAKNDPKAQERFLGIMFDQTTRMSRLVDDLLSLSRLELKSHIAPDEKVDLVPLLGHVRDSLAPLAKDVGVEINLHLPEGKAEVLGDRDELVQVFENLMENACKYGQEGKVVDVRVRSAPGEAIEVSVADKGPGISAEHVPRLTERFYRVSIEDSRSKKGTGLGLAIVKHILTRHRARLIVKSEIGRGTDFTVRF, translated from the coding sequence ATGGCCCGCATCCGGCAGCAGCGAACGGTCTTGCTTGCGGCGATCGTCATTGGCCTCATTACGCTTGCGGCCGGCATGAACAAATGGGCGGTGCTGGCGCTCGTTGTCTTCATGATCGGAATTGTGCTGCTAAACAGCATGCCAGCAGTGCAGGCCAAGCTTGCGGAGGCGCCGGAAATCGAACCCGAGGCACCTGCAAGCCTGGTGCCCGCCGTCTCCGCGACGCTGGCCGGCCTCGACATTCCCGTGATGCTCCTTTCAGGCGACGCCTCGGTTCTCTTCCAGAATCGCGCCGCGGAAAAAGCCTTCGGCGAAGTGGTGATCGGCGCGCATATTTCCGCCCGCTTACGCTCGCCAGGCATTCTGGACATGGTGGGAGAGACGATCGCCACCAATACGCCCAACCAGATCGAGCATTCCGAGCGCCTGCCGTCGGAGCGCGTCTATATCGTGCGCAGTGCGCCGATCGATTTCGGTGGCGCCGGGAGCGGCGAGCGCCTCTTTCTGCTCTCCTTCCGCGACATTTCCGAAGTGCGGCGCATCGACCGCATGCGGTCGGATTTCGTTGCCAACGCCAGCCATGAACTGCGAACCCCGCTTGCGTCGCTCCGCGGTTTCATCGAGACGATCCAGGGTCCGGCAAAGAATGATCCGAAGGCGCAGGAGCGCTTCCTCGGCATCATGTTTGACCAGACGACGCGCATGAGCCGCCTCGTCGATGACCTCCTCTCGCTTTCCCGCCTCGAGCTCAAGTCGCATATCGCACCCGACGAAAAGGTCGATCTCGTGCCGCTGCTTGGCCATGTCAGGGACTCGCTTGCACCGCTCGCCAAGGATGTCGGTGTCGAGATCAACCTGCATTTGCCGGAAGGTAAGGCAGAGGTTCTCGGAGACCGCGACGAACTGGTCCAGGTTTTCGAAAATCTTATGGAGAACGCCTGCAAGTACGGCCAGGAAGGCAAGGTCGTCGATGTCCGGGTCAGGAGTGCGCCTGGCGAAGCGATCGAAGTCAGCGTTGCGGACAAAGGGCCGGGCATTTCCGCGGAGCATGTGCCACGCCTCACGGAGCGCTTTTATCGCGTCAGTATTGAGGACAGCCGCTCCAAAAAAGGCACCGGTCTTGGGCTTGCGATCGTCAAGCATATCCTGACGCGCCATCGCGCACGGCTGATCGTCAAGTCCGAAATCGGCAGGGGAACGGACTTCACCGTGCGTTTTTGA
- the pstC gene encoding phosphate ABC transporter permease subunit PstC, which produces MSTSIILLCLVVLGALAYVAARSRAMALAGGKPSALHSRPGYYGAYAAIWSTLPALIILCIWLAASPGIVESAVRDAFPDDVKAKTAAEQDLSYSMVATIARGMNLLTSDEISALGSDTAAIQAKLNGKGVPLAGEPQPFMIDAAKTLNAKAAGSRMIMTAVVFVLALGGAFYALRGIAPRFRARNRVERVMLWALLVASSIAILTTVGIVFSMLSEAIRFFAAVPATDFFFGTVWDPRFAGAGGSSFGQFGLIPLLLGTLYIGFVAMLVAVPVGLFAAIYMAEYASPKVRSLAKPLLEVLAGIPTIVYGFFALVTVGPFLRDLSAQVNGLLTGNYGNFIQAQSVLTAGIVMGIMLIPYVSSLSDDIITAVPHALRDGSLGLGATRSETIKRVVLPAALPGIVGALLMTASRAIGETMIVVLAAGVAARMQINPFEPMTTVTVKIVNQLTGDLEFTSPQTLVAFALGITLFFITLCLNIYALYIVRKYREQYE; this is translated from the coding sequence ATGAGCACATCCATCATACTCTTGTGTCTCGTGGTGCTTGGCGCGCTGGCCTATGTGGCCGCTCGCAGCCGTGCCATGGCGCTTGCCGGCGGCAAGCCGTCCGCGCTTCATTCGCGGCCGGGCTACTACGGTGCCTACGCAGCCATCTGGTCGACTCTCCCTGCGCTTATCATTCTCTGCATCTGGCTCGCCGCAAGCCCGGGGATCGTCGAATCCGCTGTCCGCGACGCTTTCCCCGACGACGTGAAGGCGAAGACCGCCGCAGAACAGGATCTGAGCTACAGCATGGTCGCGACCATCGCCCGCGGCATGAACCTGTTAACGTCAGATGAGATCAGTGCGCTCGGTTCCGATACCGCAGCCATTCAGGCAAAACTCAACGGGAAGGGTGTTCCGCTCGCCGGTGAGCCGCAGCCTTTCATGATCGATGCAGCGAAGACACTGAATGCCAAAGCCGCAGGCAGCCGCATGATCATGACCGCGGTTGTCTTCGTGCTCGCTCTCGGCGGCGCATTCTATGCGCTTCGTGGTATTGCGCCGCGCTTCCGGGCTCGCAACCGTGTCGAGCGTGTTATGCTCTGGGCACTTCTCGTTGCATCATCCATTGCGATCCTGACCACGGTCGGCATCGTTTTTTCGATGCTGTCCGAAGCCATCCGCTTCTTCGCAGCGGTTCCGGCAACCGACTTCTTCTTCGGCACGGTCTGGGATCCGCGTTTTGCCGGCGCAGGCGGCTCGTCTTTCGGTCAGTTCGGCCTCATCCCGCTGCTGCTCGGCACGCTTTATATCGGCTTTGTTGCCATGCTGGTCGCAGTGCCGGTTGGCCTTTTCGCCGCCATCTATATGGCTGAATATGCTTCCCCGAAGGTTCGATCGCTCGCCAAGCCTCTTCTTGAAGTTCTGGCCGGTATCCCGACCATCGTCTACGGCTTCTTTGCCCTTGTTACCGTCGGCCCGTTCCTGCGCGATCTGTCTGCGCAAGTGAACGGCCTTCTCACCGGCAATTACGGCAACTTCATTCAGGCGCAGAGCGTTCTGACGGCCGGTATCGTGATGGGCATCATGCTGATCCCCTACGTTTCCTCGCTGTCGGACGACATCATCACCGCAGTGCCGCACGCGCTGCGTGATGGTTCGCTAGGCCTCGGCGCCACGCGCTCGGAAACGATCAAGAGGGTGGTGCTTCCGGCAGCTCTGCCGGGCATCGTCGGCGCACTCCTGATGACGGCCTCGCGCGCCATCGGCGAAACCATGATCGTCGTGCTGGCCGCCGGTGTCGCTGCGCGTATGCAGATCAATCCCTTCGAGCCGATGACCACGGTGACCGTCAAGATCGTCAACCAGCTGACCGGCGACCTTGAATTCACCTCGCCGCAGACGCTGGTCGCCTTCGCGCTTGGCATCACGCTCTTCTTCATCACGCTTTGCCTTAACATCTACGCGCTTTACATCGTGCGCAAATACCGGGAGCAGTACGAATGA